The following are from one region of the Camelus dromedarius isolate mCamDro1 chromosome 34, mCamDro1.pat, whole genome shotgun sequence genome:
- the LOC105091734 gene encoding NXPE family member 2, translated as MSRLFVLKCDDPSCFSLRTLALFPNARARRLLLMLTSVLAFWVIYFSAKDHTKFIFSLRNPLYLNHWNIFRKSFFPETLLDLEASPTETELRIKGIMEKLDQLMPPRPFTNITTTTSAKQSRATILSPQDTYCRGDQLDVLLEVRDHLGRRKQYGGDFLRARMSSPALKAGASGKVTDFNNGTYLVSFTLFWAGKVSLSLLLIHPSEGVSALWRARNQGYDKVIFTGQFANGTSQVFSQCGLTPHSNAELCEYLDYRDQEAFYCVRPPHVPCEALTHMTTRNANISYLSKKEWSLFHRSNMGVEIMKNFNPIEVLRCNKSENIETKCQLGMKTPFPSGYTVERRWITVFCKQMELNERKNTNDCLKRKLIYLMGDSTLRQWIYYLQNAVKTLKVFDHHGVGVFKTHVLLDAERHTLIQWKKHSHPFVTQQLFSVKDESYIPREIDQIAGDDGTVIVITLGQHFRPFPIKIFIRRAINIQKAIERLFLRSPKTKVILKTENTREMYLNAELFSDFHGHIQNLIMRGIFEGLNVGVIDAWDMTIAYDTRNVHPPDYVIGNQINMFLNYIC; from the exons TTCATATTCAGCTTGAGAAACCCTCTCTATCTGAATCATTGGAATATCTTCAGAAAGTCCTTCTTCCCAGAAACTCTACTGGATCTAGAAGCTTCACCAACAGAGACTGAGCTGAGAATAAAAGGAATCATGGAGAAACTAGACCAGTTGATGCCACCCAGACCCTTCAccaacatcaccaccaccaccagtgccAAACAGAGCAGAGCCACCATCCTCAGCCCTCAAGACACATACTGCAGGGGGGACCAGCTAGACGTCCTGCTGGAAGTGAGGGACCACTTGGGACGCAGGAAGCAATATGGCGGGGATTTCCTGAGGGCCAGGATGTCCTCCCCAGCCCTGAAGGCAGGCGCTTCAGGGAAGGTGACAGACTTCAACAATGGCACCTACCTGGTCAGCTTCACTCTGTTCTGGGCGGGCaaggtctctctgtctctcctgctcATCCACCCCAGTGAAGGGGTGTCGGCTCTCTGGAGGGCAAGGAACCAAGGCTATGACAAGGTGATCTTCACAGGCCAGTTTGCCAATGGCACCTCCCAGGTCTTCTCTCAGTGCGGCCTGACCCCACACTCCAATGCTGAGCTGTGTGAGTACCTGGACTATCGTGACCAGGAAGCCTTCTACTGCGTGAGGCCTCCACATGTTCCCTGTGAGGCACTGACCCACATGACCACCAGGAATGCAAACATTTCCTATCTTAGCAAGAAAGAATGGAGCCTTTTCCACAG GTCCAACATGGGGGTTGAAATAATGAAGAACTTTAACCCCATCGAGGTCTTACGATGTAACA AGAGTGAGAACATAGAAACAAAATGTCAGCTTGGAATGAAGACTCCGTTCCCCAGTGGTTATACTGTGGAAAGAAGGTGGATTACAGTATTTTGCAAACAGATGgagttaaatgaaagaaaaaatacaaatgactgCTTAAAGAGGAAACTTATTTACCTCATGGGAGATTCAACATTGCGTCAGTGGATTTACTACTTACAAAATGCGGTGAAAA cCTTAAAAGTTTTTGATCATCATGGAGTTGGGGTCTTTAAAACACATGTGCTTCTGGATGCTGAAAGACATACTTTGATTCAGTGGAAAAAGCATAGTCATCCATTTGTTACCCAACAGCTATTCTCAGTGAAAGATGAAAGTTATATCCCACGGGAAATCGACCAGATAGCAGGAGACGATGGCACAGTCATTGTCATTACCCTCGGTCAGCATTTCAGACCCTTTCCCATCAAAATTTTTATCCGTAGGGCCATCAATATTCAAAAGGCCATTGAACGTCTGTTCTTGCGAAGCCCAAAGACCAAGGTAATCCTTAAAACTGAAAACACCAGGGAGATGTATCTAAATGCAGAGCTGTTCAGTGACTTTCATGGTCATATTCAGAATCTTATCATGAGGGGTATTTTTGAGGGTCTCAATGTGGGTGTTATTGATGCCTGGGACATGACTATTGCATATGACACTAGAAATGTCCATCCACCTGATTACGTGATTGGGAATCAGATTAACATGTTCTTAAACTACATTTGCTAG